The Oxyura jamaicensis isolate SHBP4307 breed ruddy duck chromosome 12 unlocalized genomic scaffold, BPBGC_Ojam_1.0 oxy12_random_OJ67417, whole genome shotgun sequence DNA segment TGAGTGGGGCCAGGAGCCGCGGGGCCGGGTGGGCTCGGGGCCACCCCACCGGGATGGGGGTCACAGAGCTCTTTGGCCCCGCAGGGAGATTACGGAGGGCCCCTGGCCTGCCTGACCGCCGactgctgggtgctggagggggTGATCACCCCGTCCCGGGTCTGCGCCCGCACCGACCAGCCCGCCCTCTTCATCCGTGTCTCGCTCTACGTCGACTGGATCCACAAGGTCATGAAGATGGTCTGAGCCGGGCTGCGGGCGGCTGGAGGGGTGGcccccccccgcctgccccccCGATCCCAATAAAGGGAGTGGAGCCAGCCTGTCTGTGTTGCAGCGTGGCCAAGATGCACCGGACAGCTCTGCACGAGGTGGCACACGTTTATTTAGAGGCAAGCCCACATCCCCATTTCCATCCTGTGCCGCCACTTGCTCCGTTCTCCTGTGGTCCCGGTGCCCTCCCCAGGACCCCCGGTTACTCCAAGGCCAGCACGGccacagggcagctgcaggtgcTAGGGGCTGTGCCGGGGCTGTCTCAGGTGTTGGAGGAACCAGCGGGCGCAGTTCCCAAAAACATCGGCCTCCGTCTCTGTGCCTGCCAGCGCGTGGCCGCCCTCCGGGTACCACAGCAGCCTGGGGGCGGGCAGGGGATGCTCAGCCGGCGCCCCagggctccctgcctgctcccccgACCCCTGCGCCCCGCTCACCGTGCCGGCACCCCGCTGGCCCGCAGCACCCGGTACAGCTCCAGCGCCTGCGTGGGGCTGACCCG contains these protein-coding regions:
- the LOC118157821 gene encoding acylamino-acid-releasing enzyme-like encodes the protein MLQRSPIAQVHRVRAPVLLCVGARDRRVSPTQALELYRVLRASGVPARLLWYPEGGHALAGTETEADVFGNCARWFLQHLRQPRHSP